Proteins from one Phyllobacterium zundukense genomic window:
- a CDS encoding 4-oxalomesaconate tautomerase: MNDLIRIPCVLMRGGTSKGPFFLASDLPSDPRQRDQILLSVMGSGHPLQIDGIGGGNPVTSKVAIVGPATVLGADVDYLFAQVRIDQQMVDTSPNCGNMLAAVGPFAIEAGLVKVTGPMTRVRIYNVNTGKLIEADVPTPGGQVAYLGDASIDGVPGHAAPIALTFMDAAGARTGRLFPTGQRLETIDGIEVTCIDCAMPMMILEAAAIGATGYETATELNANSALLERLEKLRQQAGQRMGMGDVTAQVAPKPVLISKPKAGGDLNVRYFMPHQCHPSLATTGAVGIATACISDNTVASRLIGGRKPPVVLVLEHPSGRLEVKLDSRDGKTVAGILRTARRLFEGQVFAKPIAQMVCAA, from the coding sequence ATGAACGACCTCATTCGTATACCCTGTGTTTTGATGAGAGGTGGCACGTCCAAAGGCCCGTTTTTCCTGGCGTCGGACCTCCCTTCAGATCCGCGCCAACGCGACCAGATTTTGTTATCCGTGATGGGTTCCGGTCATCCGCTTCAAATCGACGGCATCGGCGGTGGCAACCCCGTCACGAGCAAAGTTGCCATTGTTGGACCGGCGACTGTATTGGGGGCGGATGTCGATTATCTCTTTGCCCAGGTGCGTATTGATCAGCAAATGGTCGACACATCGCCCAATTGCGGCAACATGCTTGCCGCCGTCGGTCCTTTTGCCATCGAAGCCGGCCTCGTCAAGGTAACGGGACCGATGACGCGGGTGCGAATATACAATGTGAATACGGGCAAGCTCATCGAGGCGGACGTTCCAACGCCAGGGGGCCAGGTCGCCTATCTTGGCGATGCTTCGATTGACGGCGTTCCCGGCCACGCCGCGCCGATCGCCTTGACATTCATGGATGCCGCCGGTGCCCGTACTGGCAGGCTCTTCCCCACTGGACAGCGTCTTGAGACGATCGACGGCATAGAAGTGACCTGTATCGATTGCGCCATGCCAATGATGATCCTTGAGGCAGCGGCCATCGGGGCGACCGGTTATGAAACGGCGACGGAGCTGAATGCAAACAGCGCTCTCCTCGAGCGGCTGGAAAAATTGAGGCAGCAGGCGGGCCAGCGTATGGGTATGGGTGACGTAACGGCACAAGTTGCTCCGAAACCGGTACTGATCTCAAAGCCGAAAGCCGGCGGCGATCTAAATGTGCGCTATTTCATGCCGCATCAGTGCCATCCCTCGCTCGCCACGACGGGGGCCGTCGGCATTGCTACGGCCTGCATAAGCGACAACACCGTTGCGTCCAGACTGATTGGCGGACGCAAGCCCCCGGTCGTTCTCGTTCTCGAACATCCAAGCGGACGCCTGGAGGTAAAGTTGGACTCCCGGGACGGCAAGACAGTCGCAGGCATTCTGCGTACAGCCCGCCGTCTGTTCGAGGGCCAGGTCTTTGCAAAACCTATCGCGCAAATGGTTTGCGCGGCATAA
- a CDS encoding LysR family transcriptional regulator, with protein MSINCEILDLRAFLSVVELVSFHRAAEALNLSQPALSRRIQKLEMAIGAPLLERTTRHVSLTALGTELLPLVRRMLEEFDGSLFAVRDVGVNRGGLVTIACLPTAAFYFLPTVIRLFNEEHPNIRFRILDLPATDGLQAVARGEVEFGINIMGTSDPDLTFDRLVEDPFVLAARKDHALAEKAEVGWADLEPYPLITVHRSSANRTLLDAALAKSSIKLRWFYEVTHLSTSLGLVEAGLGISVLPQMATPQGEHPFLISRPIRNPAISRTIGVVRRRGGTLSPAAERFLHMLIGTWSERR; from the coding sequence ATGAGCATTAATTGTGAGATACTTGACCTCCGGGCGTTCTTAAGCGTCGTAGAACTCGTGAGCTTTCATCGGGCTGCAGAGGCGCTTAACCTCTCTCAGCCCGCCCTCAGTCGGCGCATTCAGAAGTTGGAGATGGCCATCGGCGCTCCCCTACTGGAGCGGACGACACGGCACGTCTCTTTGACAGCTTTGGGGACGGAATTACTCCCGCTTGTTCGCCGGATGTTGGAAGAGTTCGATGGTTCGCTATTTGCGGTTCGCGATGTCGGCGTCAACCGGGGCGGTCTGGTGACGATCGCCTGCCTTCCCACCGCTGCGTTTTATTTCCTGCCGACTGTCATTCGGCTGTTCAATGAAGAACATCCGAATATCCGTTTCCGTATCCTTGATTTGCCCGCGACCGACGGCTTGCAGGCCGTTGCGCGGGGTGAGGTGGAGTTCGGCATCAACATCATGGGTACATCCGATCCGGATCTGACGTTCGACCGTCTTGTTGAAGATCCGTTCGTTCTCGCGGCGCGCAAGGATCATGCGCTTGCGGAGAAAGCGGAAGTGGGGTGGGCAGACCTGGAACCTTACCCTCTGATCACGGTTCACCGGTCAAGCGCGAACCGCACACTTCTCGATGCGGCCTTGGCTAAGTCCAGCATCAAGCTTCGATGGTTCTATGAGGTAACGCACCTTTCGACGTCCCTTGGTCTTGTCGAAGCCGGGCTTGGCATATCTGTGCTGCCGCAGATGGCAACGCCCCAAGGGGAACATCCTTTTCTCATTAGCCGCCCGATACGCAATCCGGCAATTTCAAGAACAATAGGCGTGGTTAGGCGTCGCGGAGGGACCTTGTCGCCGGCTGCTGAGCGCTTCCTCCATATGCTAATTGGTACCTGGTCCGAAAGGCGCTGA
- a CDS encoding LysR family transcriptional regulator, giving the protein MPNLLGETSGLMAFVRTVEAGSFSAAARDLNTTPSAVSKSVARLEKKIGTRLFLRSTRALTLTQDGQLFFERVAPLLRELDSSDEAIRSQAVPSGRLRISMPGELAPLLLPGLFDRFATTYPDLHLDIGLTDRFVDLIREDYDVVLRVGDPALGDLIVRHLADLPMAVVASPRFLKSWGMPGSAEALADVPFARFMSGGIVTPLRLADGRTVIPSGRVDCDSGAALIYAARSGLGAAYLLRCLVARELNDGILLDLAPEIALPKLPFNALHAFGRTVPLRVKLFCDFMAGEAKVIAAI; this is encoded by the coding sequence ATGCCAAATCTATTGGGTGAGACGTCCGGATTGATGGCGTTTGTGCGGACCGTAGAGGCCGGATCGTTCAGCGCCGCAGCACGCGATCTGAACACGACTCCATCGGCAGTCTCGAAGAGCGTTGCTCGGTTGGAAAAGAAAATCGGAACACGGCTCTTTCTCCGCTCTACCCGTGCGCTCACCCTTACGCAGGACGGCCAGCTTTTTTTCGAACGCGTAGCGCCTCTCCTTCGGGAACTCGATTCCAGCGACGAAGCGATCCGGTCACAGGCTGTGCCGTCTGGAAGGTTGCGCATCAGCATGCCCGGGGAACTGGCGCCCTTGCTGCTGCCTGGCCTGTTTGACCGCTTTGCAACCACCTATCCAGACCTGCATCTTGATATCGGTTTGACGGACCGTTTCGTCGATCTGATCAGGGAAGACTACGACGTGGTTTTGCGTGTCGGAGATCCTGCACTGGGGGATCTCATTGTCCGTCACCTGGCAGATCTGCCGATGGCAGTGGTCGCATCCCCTCGATTCCTGAAGAGTTGGGGAATGCCGGGGTCCGCCGAGGCGCTGGCAGACGTTCCGTTCGCTCGATTCATGTCCGGTGGCATAGTAACGCCCTTGCGTTTGGCCGATGGAAGAACAGTCATTCCCTCCGGGCGAGTTGACTGCGATTCTGGAGCGGCATTGATCTACGCCGCGCGGAGTGGGCTTGGTGCGGCTTATCTTCTGAGATGTTTGGTAGCCCGAGAGCTGAATGACGGCATCTTGCTCGATCTCGCACCAGAAATCGCCCTGCCCAAGCTACCGTTCAATGCTCTGCATGCCTTCGGGCGCACCGTACCCTTGCGAGTGAAGCTGTTCTGCGACTTCATGGCTGGCGAAGCCAAGGTCATTGCAGCGATCTGA
- a CDS encoding SDR family NAD(P)-dependent oxidoreductase — protein MQHLKDKVAVITGGNSGIGKATARLFAKEGAQVVITGRRQDVVDQVVDEIGNGVVGVVGDVADLEHHQRLAEIVTRRFGNLDIYMANAGIINLTASANVTPEDYDRHFATNTRGVFFGVQTIEPLIRDGGNIIVTSSLAATKVLPDHTVYAGSKAAIAAFAKNWAIEFKPRKIRVNILSPGPVDTAILGKLGVSDADRPVLERHLATIIPAGRLGQPEELAHAALFLASEAGSFVNGVELHVDGGMTLA, from the coding sequence ATGCAACATCTGAAAGACAAGGTTGCCGTGATTACCGGCGGCAATAGCGGCATTGGCAAAGCGACTGCCCGCCTGTTTGCAAAGGAAGGCGCGCAGGTCGTCATTACAGGTCGGCGACAGGACGTTGTCGATCAGGTGGTGGACGAAATCGGAAACGGCGTCGTTGGCGTCGTTGGTGACGTTGCCGACCTTGAACACCATCAAAGGCTCGCAGAAATAGTGACGAGACGGTTTGGCAATCTGGACATCTACATGGCCAATGCCGGGATCATCAACCTTACCGCTTCCGCCAACGTCACACCGGAAGACTATGACAGGCACTTCGCCACCAATACGCGCGGTGTGTTTTTTGGCGTGCAAACGATAGAGCCGCTGATCCGCGATGGTGGCAATATCATTGTCACGAGCTCGCTGGCCGCGACGAAAGTTCTGCCGGATCATACCGTCTATGCAGGCTCCAAGGCCGCCATCGCCGCATTTGCAAAAAACTGGGCGATCGAGTTCAAGCCCCGAAAGATCCGCGTCAATATCTTGAGCCCGGGACCGGTGGATACCGCAATCCTCGGCAAGCTTGGGGTTTCGGATGCCGATCGCCCGGTCCTCGAACGCCATTTGGCTACCATCATCCCGGCGGGCCGTCTCGGACAGCCTGAGGAACTGGCCCACGCCGCTCTCTTTCTCGCCTCCGAGGCGGGTAGCTTCGTCAATGGCGTAGAGCTGCATGTCGATGGCGGTATGACCTTAGCTTGA
- a CDS encoding nuclear transport factor 2 family protein, with product MHLQHNPEILAFIDRLAETGSNYRMEEMESLYTEDLGFLVLTPEGAIARFSKEEIFAEFRSRRDAGEKPLSTAKKVLHIEEQGHEATAILYRQMGDRASPAFYELRLRRVAGEWRVAGETVLPWPDLATVKSFLPPREK from the coding sequence ATGCATCTGCAACATAATCCTGAAATCCTTGCCTTCATCGACCGCCTGGCAGAGACCGGCAGCAACTATCGGATGGAAGAGATGGAGAGCCTGTATACGGAGGACCTTGGATTCCTTGTCCTGACACCAGAAGGCGCGATTGCGCGGTTCTCCAAGGAGGAGATATTCGCGGAGTTCCGGAGCCGCCGCGACGCCGGTGAAAAGCCGCTGTCGACAGCGAAGAAGGTCCTGCATATCGAGGAACAGGGCCATGAGGCGACAGCCATCCTCTATCGTCAAATGGGTGATCGTGCTTCTCCGGCATTCTACGAGCTACGATTGCGCCGGGTGGCTGGTGAATGGCGCGTTGCCGGCGAGACGGTGCTTCCGTGGCCGGATCTCGCCACGGTCAAGAGTTTCCTGCCACCACGGGAGAAATGA
- a CDS encoding helix-turn-helix domain-containing protein, with product MSLPCPSNPLDGCPVETIEAPQHEMPEVNRNPANEMSRVLGTAPVHLAADSSGGAIAHWHHDPLHDVVEPMTDHVIMAYNGMMQRMERRSGRSVEVGTFRPGVVIIIPAGSSSRWDIPKPVDVVQLYLPHATLKRVAYEADTAAPSDLLERTAHPDYITSRLLLSAADVLEDNGALDILFRQQLTDLLATRLLAAHTGKPPSYQPAVGGLAPNVLRRAIERLRSDADADVSLAALASDSGLSRFHFCRAFKESTGLSPHNWLRQYRLEQAMNMLRDPRNSVALVAASLGYASQTAFAAAFRKLTGETPTDWRRRG from the coding sequence ATGAGCTTGCCTTGCCCCTCCAATCCTCTCGATGGCTGTCCGGTTGAGACAATCGAGGCGCCGCAGCACGAGATGCCGGAGGTCAACCGGAACCCTGCGAACGAGATGTCACGCGTTCTCGGCACCGCGCCGGTCCACCTGGCAGCAGATTCATCCGGAGGCGCAATCGCCCATTGGCATCACGACCCGTTGCATGACGTCGTCGAGCCCATGACCGATCACGTAATCATGGCTTACAATGGCATGATGCAGCGCATGGAGCGGCGGTCGGGAAGATCGGTTGAGGTTGGAACGTTTCGTCCTGGGGTTGTGATAATCATCCCGGCCGGATCAAGCTCCCGGTGGGACATCCCAAAACCTGTTGATGTCGTCCAGCTCTATCTTCCTCACGCAACACTGAAGCGCGTTGCATACGAAGCCGATACTGCAGCGCCGAGCGATCTCCTGGAACGAACGGCGCATCCGGACTATATTACATCCCGATTGCTCCTGAGCGCGGCCGATGTCCTGGAGGACAACGGGGCGCTGGATATACTGTTCAGGCAGCAGTTGACTGACCTTCTGGCCACGCGCCTACTGGCCGCACATACCGGCAAGCCGCCCTCTTATCAGCCGGCGGTTGGCGGCCTCGCGCCTAACGTGTTGCGCCGGGCAATTGAGCGTTTGCGTTCGGACGCTGACGCGGACGTCTCCCTTGCGGCCCTCGCTTCCGACTCCGGGCTGTCACGTTTCCATTTCTGCCGCGCCTTCAAGGAAAGCACGGGGCTTTCGCCTCACAACTGGCTGCGTCAATATCGGCTCGAACAGGCCATGAATATGCTGCGCGATCCTCGAAATTCGGTCGCGCTGGTCGCAGCCTCGCTTGGTTATGCCTCGCAAACAGCGTTTGCCGCCGCGTTTCGAAAACTGACCGGAGAAACGCCGACCGATTGGCGGCGCCGCGGCTAG
- a CDS encoding alpha/beta fold hydrolase: protein MTSITTSDGVQLFYKDWGPKSAQPIVFHHGWPLSSDDWDNQMLFFAGKGFRVIAHDRRGHGRSSQVSDGHDMDHYAADVAAMIEHLDLRNAVHIGHSTGGGEAARYVARYGKGRVAKLILIAAVPPLMLKTPTNPGGLPIEAFDGLRRQLAANRSQFYRDFPSGPFYGYNRPGAEPSEAVISNWWRQGMMGGAKAHYEGIKAFSETDFTEDLKNIAVPALVLHGDDDQIVPIGASAPLSAKLLQAGTLKIYEKLPHGLCTTHADVINADVLAFITA, encoded by the coding sequence ATGACCTCCATTACAACTAGCGACGGTGTTCAACTTTTCTACAAGGACTGGGGACCGAAATCCGCTCAACCGATCGTCTTCCACCACGGCTGGCCACTCAGCTCAGACGATTGGGATAATCAAATGCTCTTCTTCGCCGGCAAGGGCTTTCGTGTGATCGCCCACGATCGCCGCGGCCATGGCCGATCAAGTCAGGTAAGTGATGGCCATGACATGGATCACTATGCCGCCGATGTCGCCGCAATGATCGAGCACCTCGATCTTCGCAATGCGGTTCACATCGGCCACTCTACCGGTGGCGGTGAAGCCGCGCGATATGTCGCGCGCTACGGCAAGGGCCGCGTCGCCAAGCTGATCCTGATCGCGGCCGTGCCGCCACTGATGTTGAAGACCCCAACCAATCCCGGTGGTCTGCCGATCGAAGCGTTCGACGGATTGCGCCGCCAGCTCGCCGCCAACCGTTCGCAATTCTATCGCGATTTCCCGAGCGGCCCGTTCTACGGGTACAACCGTCCGGGTGCCGAACCTTCGGAGGCGGTCATCTCAAACTGGTGGCGTCAGGGCATGATGGGCGGCGCGAAAGCACATTACGAAGGCATCAAGGCATTCTCGGAGACGGATTTTACCGAGGACCTGAAGAACATCGCAGTGCCGGCGCTGGTGTTGCATGGCGATGACGACCAGATCGTCCCGATCGGCGCCTCCGCTCCGTTATCGGCGAAGCTCCTGCAGGCCGGCACGCTGAAGATCTACGAGAAGCTGCCGCATGGGCTATGCACGACCCATGCAGATGTCATCAATGCCGACGTGCTGGCCTTCATCACCGCCTAA
- a CDS encoding NAD(P)/FAD-dependent oxidoreductase translates to MRLVIVGAGFAGMYAALSAARLRDIEGVSPEELEIALVSPEPTLVIRPRLYEPKPETLTAPLQDVFDAIDVAYVQGSVEAIDAKACTIDIVNAKHERKSLQYHRLVLATGSRLFRPNIPGLAKYAFSIDNIDDAIALDRHLHELARMPASAARSTIVVAGAGFTGIEAATEMPSRLRTLFDKTVNPRVIIIDRTSAVAPDMGEGARPIIEEALRKLGVETRLNAGISSLDKSGVTLITGEYIETMTLIWAAGMRASPLTTKIPGERDKFDRLLVDGCLRVPSVPGVFATGDAARAACDNCGNYALMSCQHATRMGAFAGNNAAAELLGVPTRQYHQEAYVTCLDLGDAGALVTRGWDRKVEMVGEKAKAIKQEINTVWIYPPKPERAAALASANPERVTNL, encoded by the coding sequence ATGAGACTTGTGATCGTGGGTGCCGGCTTCGCCGGCATGTACGCCGCACTTTCCGCGGCCCGCCTGCGCGATATCGAAGGCGTTTCGCCCGAAGAGCTCGAAATCGCGCTGGTATCCCCCGAACCGACACTCGTCATCCGCCCCCGGCTTTACGAGCCGAAGCCCGAGACTCTGACGGCACCTTTGCAGGATGTATTTGATGCCATCGATGTCGCCTACGTGCAGGGCAGCGTCGAGGCGATCGACGCCAAGGCCTGTACCATAGACATTGTCAATGCCAAGCACGAACGAAAGTCCCTTCAGTATCATCGCCTTGTGCTCGCCACCGGCAGCCGGCTGTTCCGCCCGAACATTCCCGGCCTTGCCAAATACGCCTTCAGCATCGATAACATCGATGACGCTATTGCCCTCGATCGCCACCTGCACGAGCTTGCGAGGATGCCGGCCTCAGCTGCGCGCAGCACCATCGTTGTTGCCGGCGCCGGATTCACAGGGATCGAGGCGGCGACCGAAATGCCGTCGCGGCTGCGGACCTTGTTCGACAAAACCGTCAATCCCCGCGTCATTATCATCGATCGCACTAGCGCGGTCGCCCCCGACATGGGCGAAGGTGCTCGCCCGATCATCGAGGAAGCATTGCGCAAGCTCGGCGTGGAAACGCGGCTCAACGCCGGGATTTCATCGCTGGATAAATCCGGTGTCACGTTAATTACCGGCGAGTATATCGAAACCATGACCTTGATCTGGGCGGCAGGCATGCGCGCCAGTCCGCTTACCACGAAAATCCCCGGCGAGCGCGACAAGTTCGACCGGCTGCTGGTCGACGGCTGCTTGCGTGTGCCGTCCGTGCCCGGCGTCTTCGCCACCGGAGATGCGGCGCGTGCCGCTTGCGACAATTGCGGTAACTACGCATTGATGTCGTGCCAGCACGCCACCCGCATGGGCGCTTTCGCTGGCAACAATGCCGCCGCCGAACTGTTGGGCGTACCGACGCGGCAATATCACCAGGAAGCCTATGTCACCTGCCTGGACCTCGGCGATGCGGGAGCACTCGTCACCCGAGGTTGGGACCGCAAGGTGGAGATGGTCGGCGAGAAAGCGAAGGCGATCAAGCAAGAGATCAACACTGTCTGGATCTATCCGCCGAAGCCTGAGCGCGCGGCTGCGTTGGCCTCCGCCAATCCTGAGCGTGTAACGAACCTCTGA
- a CDS encoding cupin domain-containing protein — MIKSLHFAVALTVLLSGAALAHDTPGGGEGAKVTLVYDHKLPNVPGKSMKGVLVEYAPGGFSEGHTHPTSAFIYATVLEGAIRSQVNDGPVTVYNAGESFSELPGDRHGVSENASKTKPAKLLAVFVVDTAEQELTFPIKK; from the coding sequence ATGATCAAGTCACTGCATTTTGCCGTTGCGTTGACGGTTCTCCTGTCAGGTGCCGCTCTTGCACATGATACGCCTGGTGGCGGAGAGGGCGCAAAGGTTACGCTGGTCTATGACCATAAACTGCCGAACGTTCCCGGCAAAAGCATGAAAGGTGTTCTCGTCGAATATGCACCGGGCGGCTTCTCGGAGGGCCATACACATCCAACATCCGCCTTCATCTACGCGACCGTTCTCGAAGGCGCGATCCGCAGTCAGGTCAACGACGGTCCCGTCACAGTCTATAACGCCGGTGAAAGCTTTTCGGAATTGCCGGGCGATCGCCACGGCGTCAGCGAAAACGCCAGCAAGACTAAGCCGGCAAAGCTGCTCGCTGTCTTCGTGGTTGATACCGCTGAGCAGGAACTAACCTTCCCGATCAAGAAATAG
- a CDS encoding MBL fold metallo-hydrolase — translation MNQMINNSQEASMKLDNTPPTGRSGAEELVPSRYALQIGEIDVLVVSDGVLPLPTEMLGHNAALADRETWLGDMFLSKDACDWALNVVVVRSGAQTILIDAGLGLDPDLNLPKAGQLVRRLEAAGIDLGSVTDIVLTHMHMDHVGGLIVGGVKERLRSDLRIHVAAAEVKFWEAPDFSRVHMPAGFPDALRASAKRFAEEYHSNLRLFDEEYEVAPGVVVTRTGGHTPGHSIVRLTSGSDRLMFAGDAVFTVGFDHPDWYNGFEHDPEEAARVRVRLLQELAATGELLVATHMPFPSTGHVAIEGDAFRWVPIAWDY, via the coding sequence ATGAACCAGATGATCAATAACTCTCAGGAGGCAAGCATGAAACTGGACAACACCCCACCAACCGGCAGATCGGGAGCCGAAGAGCTGGTTCCGTCGCGTTACGCGCTGCAGATCGGCGAGATTGACGTTCTGGTGGTCAGCGATGGAGTGTTACCGCTTCCAACCGAAATGTTGGGACACAACGCCGCCCTGGCCGACCGGGAAACCTGGCTAGGCGACATGTTCCTGTCGAAAGACGCTTGTGACTGGGCGTTGAACGTCGTTGTGGTGCGCAGCGGCGCGCAGACGATACTCATCGACGCTGGACTGGGTTTGGATCCTGACTTGAACCTGCCGAAGGCCGGGCAGCTGGTCAGGCGACTGGAGGCCGCCGGCATTGATCTCGGCTCGGTGACCGATATTGTGTTGACCCATATGCATATGGACCACGTTGGCGGATTGATCGTTGGCGGAGTGAAGGAGCGGCTGCGTTCGGATCTGCGGATCCACGTTGCCGCCGCCGAGGTCAAATTCTGGGAGGCGCCCGATTTCTCTCGTGTGCACATGCCGGCGGGTTTCCCGGACGCGCTTCGGGCTTCCGCCAAGCGGTTCGCGGAAGAATATCACAGCAATCTGCGACTGTTCGATGAGGAATACGAGGTAGCGCCGGGAGTGGTCGTTACCCGCACCGGCGGCCACACCCCCGGCCATAGCATCGTGCGCCTGACGTCTGGCAGCGATCGATTGATGTTTGCCGGCGACGCCGTGTTCACGGTCGGGTTCGACCACCCCGACTGGTACAACGGCTTCGAACACGACCCAGAGGAGGCTGCCCGCGTTCGGGTCCGGCTCTTGCAGGAGCTGGCAGCGACCGGCGAACTGCTGGTGGCGACGCATATGCCGTTCCCCTCCACCGGCCACGTCGCGATCGAAGGCGACGCCTTTCGTTGGGTACCGATCGCCTGGGACTACTAA
- a CDS encoding alpha/beta fold hydrolase yields the protein MLKTIRILALGATLAMSANTIAQSKDGHARPTIVLVHGAFAESSSWDAVIVRLTSDGYAAVAAANPLRSVASDAASVSAVVRSINGPVVLVGHSYGGPVITAAANGNPNVKALVYVAGFMPDTGESSLTLSGKFPGSTLAAALAPVNLPDGTQDLYIKPEKFHLQFAADISEEAADLMASTQRPVAQAALAEPSGIATWKVLPSYSIYGSEDRNIPPAVMRFMAERAPARKTVVVDGASHALMVSHPGEVAALIKEAASTQ from the coding sequence ATGCTAAAAACTATCAGGATTCTGGCATTGGGCGCCACACTTGCCATGTCAGCCAATACAATCGCGCAGTCAAAAGATGGCCACGCCAGGCCAACGATCGTTCTCGTGCACGGTGCTTTCGCAGAGTCCTCAAGTTGGGACGCCGTGATTGTCCGCTTGACCAGCGATGGCTACGCGGCGGTCGCAGCGGCTAACCCGCTTCGAAGCGTCGCCTCGGATGCCGCTTCGGTCTCGGCAGTCGTTCGTTCCATCAACGGGCCGGTGGTGCTTGTGGGCCATTCCTACGGCGGCCCCGTGATCACTGCCGCCGCGAACGGCAACCCGAATGTAAAAGCGTTGGTCTACGTCGCCGGCTTCATGCCGGATACCGGCGAATCCAGCCTGACGTTGTCGGGCAAGTTTCCCGGCAGTACCCTGGCGGCTGCTCTGGCGCCGGTAAACCTGCCTGATGGGACGCAGGATCTCTACATCAAGCCTGAGAAATTCCACCTCCAGTTTGCCGCCGATATCTCTGAAGAAGCCGCCGACCTCATGGCCTCGACGCAGCGCCCCGTTGCTCAGGCTGCCCTCGCCGAACCGTCGGGAATTGCAACTTGGAAGGTGCTACCGTCCTACAGTATCTACGGATCGGAAGACCGCAATATCCCGCCGGCCGTGATGCGTTTCATGGCAGAACGTGCTCCTGCCAGGAAGACTGTCGTCGTCGATGGCGCTTCGCATGCGCTCATGGTCTCGCATCCGGGCGAAGTCGCAGCGCTGATCAAGGAAGCCGCATCAACGCAATAA